The Malus sylvestris chromosome 14, drMalSylv7.2, whole genome shotgun sequence genome segment GGAAAGTTGGTCTGAATTTAATTTTAGTTGACAAGTCAGAATCTCCTCATCACAAATTTGaacaataaattaataattcccTAGGGTTGGTAACAGGGAAAATCTTAGCATTAGCAATGTCTCTTGAATTGTAGACTTTGTTTTATTTCGTCATGTAAAccttttaatttgtttaagattatccataaccttttgatttgatttggtaaaacttttttattttttttattttccttttttgttttgcagtttattttctaggtttttacattttaggttttattttagaGAGGTTTGGTCCTATGTCCACCCctctttttcttgtattttctttttcaagaggGGTAATGTGTATGCCCCTCCCTTCTTTTCTTGCTTTACGAGGAGTAAAGTTTATGTCCCCTCCTGACTAGgtgtaacctttttttttttttcatatcaataaATTTCTCTTGTACCACCAAGGTtctccaaaaattaaaaaaaaaataaaaaaatcctcCGGCCATtagtttcataatttttttcatcaaattgTGCATTGCTATTTTGCGCATTTTGTATAATATAAGTCTgtaccacaaaaataaaaatcgtttagatgtacttttaaaatgattgaaaacgcttttagttaaaatattttttaaacaaatccttagcaaaaattcaagtggattcttaaaaaaaacactttaagtgcttctCTTATAAGAAACACATATCTGGTACTTCTtccaaaaaacacttaaaatgtttttggtactcaaaatcaattttaccaaaagcacttttatttattttaaaagtacttccaaacgaGCCCCCTTTGAATTTGATGAAGATGAAGTAGCAAATGACGCAGCATGAGCGTAGAGGGTTGCAAACGTATGCCCCCTAAGAATAAAGTTTTCTGGAGTCCACCAGAGTTTGAGAGAAAATCCGAAAGGATTGATGAATTACATTGGTAGCCATAAGGCTTAAATAGACTTAATCAAACCTTGGGAAGTTCTTAGGAGGTCttaggaaaaaaacaaaacattaatcgGATGGAAAAACGAAAAGTCCGATTCTTATTACAAACTTTAAAATGCGGTTTTGGAAGTCTAAACGAACTTGGATGACTAAAATTCATCATACATCATGGCAAagtagtgagttgaaattagaACATCATGCTCTTTTCGAAAAAGTATCATGGCCTCCTAACGGAACTCAAatgttaaatttgtaaatttccGCTACGTCATTTTGTCTTCATTCTGTCCCTTTCGTATTCAACAAACTCGGATATTTGTTCTTCATCCCCTAATAATCTTTCTCGTGAATTTAGCATTTTGTTTACGTATATTCCCCTAAAACTTGATCATATACGAACATAATGAACGAAAATTGTGCAGACATCAACTGttgggggaaaattggaaacatttaaagtttagggtctcaaaatagagagatttttcagtgtgaccggcaCACGAAGTAGCACATcatgtgtcactatacaaatgatgggatatgtgtgttaaaaatataataaattaaaaaataaaatttctcaccacatatataaaaacacgtgatgtaccactcgtgttcccgtcataataaaaaatttcttcacaaaacaaaatgacaGTTCCAAGGGCCTTTTCTAAAAGCCCGTTGGGTTAAgcttgcaaatttggtttttggGCATTAAGCCCAATCTTTTACTACTTGATACTCCCAGGGCTATCATAACCGTTCATTTAAAAGATTCATCATCTAACCGTCCGTTCTATCTCCTTAAAGCCTTTTTATTAgccatccttagggtttctccATACCCGCCGAAGCCAGAGCTCTTGGGTTTTCTGCCACTCAAAAGCAGAAGTCGCTCCGGCTCTCGATTCTCCTCGAGGTaaaccccaaaaccctaaatccccaaatacCCGTTTCAGCCTTCTCAATTCGTTTTCGTACCTTCGATTCACTGCTCGACTGATTGCTTTTTGTGAGAAAGTTTGAGACTTTTAGCTGTAGCGAGTCTATGCATCTTAGATTTCTTATATGGTTTATATTTCACATGAATTTGAAAGGGTTTGAAGATGTTTATTTATTATCCAAGCATCAATTTTTGCAAAATTTAGCGACCCATTTGCttgttttctccatttttttcttctattcaTTAGGATTATGATTTTGTTTGAATGCAGAAAGATTTGTATTTTGTAATGTGGGTTTTGAGTTTTGTTCCAGAATATGATCCCACCCTTTATTATCTgtttgtttatcatttgtctgatTTGCCGAAAATCCGAAACTTACCCCTTTTTTCATGTCTCTGCATGCTGAAAATTTTGATTGTGGTTAATGCCTATGTTATATAGTCAGATTTAGCCAAGATGTATACTTCAAGGAAGAAGATTTCCAAGGATAACAATGCTGAGCCGACTGAATTCGAAGAGTCGGTTGCTCAAGTAAGCTATATTGCTGTTTACTGTGCTTTTTAGTTACTTTGTTGTTGAAGTTTCGGGTTTTGATCATGACTTATCTCTGCAGGCAGTATTTGATTTGGAAAACACAAATCAGGAGCTGAAGAGTGACCTGAAGGATCTCTATATCAACTCAGCAATGTAAGCGTTGTTTATTGAATTCGTATGTCTTATAAACAGTTTTCCGTTGGTTGAGTTACATTCTTTCTGCTGCAGTCAAGTTGATGTGTCTGGAAGCAAGAAGGCCGTGGTTATCCATGTGCCCTATAGGCTTAGGAAGGCTTATCGCAAGATCCATGTTCGCCTCGTGAGGGAGCTTGAGAAGAAGTTCAGCGGGAAGGTGATTAATACGTTGTgttctttatttgtttgttgATAGAAAGTGACACCCTCTTCTGTGCATTTATCTGCAATGTTTCTTTTGTGTTCGGTGAAGTTTATGCTGGCCTTCTTGTTTGTCATGTTGTAGGATGTGATCCTGATTGCCACACGTAGGATTGTGAGGCCTCCTAAGAAAGGGTCAGCTGCTCAACGTCCCCGCACTCGTACACTAACTGCTGTGCATGAAGCAATGTTGGAAGATGTTGTGTTGCCTGCTGAGATTATTGGAAAGCGCATCAGATACCGTCTGGATGGATCCAAGATAATGAAGGTAAACATTCAAAACTTTGATGAAATAGTATGTTCAGCAGGAAAGAACAGATTTCTAACAAACTTGCATATATTTCTTCGTATGATTTCTACAATTTCTGTCTTATAAAAACTGGATAATTTACTTCTCTTTTATCCTCATGATGTCGTGCAGGTGTTCTTGGACCCCAAGGAACGAAACAACACCGAGTACAAGCTGGAGAGCTTCTCTGCTGTTTACCGGAAGCTTTCAGGAAAGGATGTTGTGTTCGAGTACCCAATCACCGAAGCATAGAAATATCTGGTTTACCTGAAGAACTGCAGTTGAGCAGGCAgacgatttaaaattttgatgtcGAGGACATATGGTTTTAGGATAGCCTTCGAAGGATTTTGTTCTCTACATTATTAGCGCGtatttttgttgatttgatATGGTTTAATgtcggatttttttttctgttttcttaaTCGAAGGATTTATAATCAGCAAGTGTTTCGATGTTTCAAATTTCATCCATGGTGTTTAACGTCAGTTGTTTCGTTTCGAATTTCAACTATAGTCAACTAGCCTAACCCGCATTTCAGAagcatatttttcattttttacaaGTGCTACTTGGAAAGAGGGAGAATCGAACTTGGAAACTCAAGTGACAGGAGTGAGAATCGAACTTGGAACTTCAAATGAAAGGAGTGGAATTACatccgttcatcatatatcataCGGTGAGAAAtcatgtacgatgaacgaatgtgattgaaggatatcgagatcctcacaaagaggatccggcgaggatcctctctCGTGGTAGAAGGAATAAAACATGTTATATTATATTAGCATAAGATTTACAATTACAAAAAGTGCTTTTATGTGACATAAAATGAAGGTAATGTACCTTCATCATTGGAAGAATATGAGACAACGAATTCCTAGATTTATCCTCAACAaatctacttccccagaagccTAAGGAGCAGCACTGAATACTAGCTACTAGTTGTCCAGCGTCCTCCTCCGCGGTCTTCTAATCCGGGTTTCCCTCTTCCGGCTAAAGTAAATGAATCGCTCAAAAGCATGCGATGAACGGAGTTCATATCGTGCCAAACTGCAATGTGTTCTTCGTAACAAAATGTATGACAGAGTGAGAAAATATATGAAACCCCCCAATCCAACGTTGTAACATCTTCCGCAGTGTACTGTGTTTATCTGTTTCCGAGACAGTCACACACGCGGAGATAAAATCACAAGAGCTAGGTACACGGATCCGCAGAGAAATGTGAAAGATATGAATGCCCTGCGCGTAAAGCTCTTTGTAGTTAGAAAACAACAGAAAATGGATAAAAAGAAAGGAGGGGAGGAGAAAACATAAGGGCTCACCAAATGACACCCCATCCACATCCAGTACAGCAGGGACACTCATCTGCAAATCTTTCAGCATCACTCGTATTGATTCTACGCGATATAAGATCATCGTAGATATCTGCATTGACCGATAAATGTATATGTTACGAGGCATCTATGAGTACACTACAAGCAGTTAAAATGTGGATAAAATGATGTTGCTTCTTACCATAAACCGAAAACAAGCTGTTCATTACACCTGCAATTAGACAAAAACGAGCAAGCATTGGGAAACCTCAAGTATATGCTACTTTCTTAAACAATAGCTGAACGAAAATCGCCAAGTTGCAATTACCGGTGAACAGAATCACTTCCCTAAGCATATGAACCGGCGTTGCTTCTTGCAGATACCAAATTCCAGCAAATAAAACAATGAATCCTGGTCGTTCAAAATGTAAAACATAAACGAAATCACAAACGTCAAGTTGCATCCTGTGCTATTAGTAACAGGAAGGTGTTTCGAGTGGAATACGAAATGCATACCTATACAAAGTCCTCGAAGTGTCCACTTGTACAATATCAAGTAGTACAAAAACAACAGGATAAGGATTTCAGTTCAAAAGTTTTACTTCcttataaatatagaaattgaTGGATTTGCGAAGACTTACATTTTTAGCTAAAAAGAACACAATAATTAGAGCAACAACGAAACAGCCAGCAGCGATTTGTGTAGTGAGATGTTTTGTAGATGCAAGAATCAATACCATCCCCCAGAACGATGAACCAAGATCTGGCGTGACACAAAATCGAAAGATGATAAGGGTAACAACTAAATCAGATGCAATGTGCAAACTAACTGAAAAACAAATAAGGTCAAGGATAGGAAAAGGATTACATCCGGCAGGCAAAATTAGCCAGGATATGCCACCGCGGGTTTGTGTGACTCCACCTTCATCTGCGTTAACTTTAATCCCTTCCACCTGCAAattaatcttatcatttctcgtctCAAACTAAACGCGACCATTATGAAAAAATTTAGATAGAAGGGTGAGAGAATTTCTTACCTTACCACAAGTAAGCAGACAAGCGATTGCATGGCTCACCTCGTGAAGAAACACGGTTATAAGCTTAAATGGTGTCATCAGTACCGTCCTCCACAGCTACAAGAATTGACGAAACAGATTGAAACAAAAAACATTAGAGGATCCTTTACATGTTTAAAAATTAGATATTTAATCAAATTTGCAATGAGCGAAAGATTGGtgttcaagagagagagagaggttaccACAAGGATAACGACAGTGCAAACAGCAACAGAGATGAGGAAGATCACTTGGTCGTGGTTGCAGCATTTTCTGAGTTGCCAATTTGGCTTccatttcaacaaattcaagtCCATTTCTTCTCTCTTCATTTGGCATTGGCGGTACCCCATATAGCGATATGAATAATGAATATACAAGAAAATTACACAGGAAATACAAGAAATATTTGAATTGCAGATAAAAATCGTCTTCATATAACCATACAAGAAATATATAAATGTGACACAATGTGGTACCTGCAAGTTGGATTTCAGCAGTTGAATTCGAGGTTAATTTGGCGCGAAGCTAACAGCATGGCAGAATGGTCTACAAGCCGGAAAGAGGGTGAGCTGTGAAGGCTAAATTCTTCAAGCCCCGCCCTCTGTGCTTCGGATTCTGAACAAAGACGGCCTTCAGGGTCCCCCTGGCGATGAACCGGGGGAGCGCAGGGCTTCTGGGATTTGTTAGTTGAAAATGTTGTTCTCTGTAACTCATGATTTCTGTTTGTTTGATTTGTATAAGGTTTGaggttttttctttctcttacgTGGTCGGTGTAAAACAGCCTTAAACGGGAGGTTTCACcttaaaatagtaaaattttgaCAATTGGATTATCaaagaataaaacaaattatatCATGTTAGATTGAGATTCATGATTACATTAATTACTTTACATCACATAAAGCTCACAACACAATTGAATTACAAATGGAGGTTATGACTAATCATCTACCTTCGTCCATGGAAGAATGAGACATCGAATTTCTAGAATATTCCTCAATAAAACTGCTCCCGCCGGAGGCCTTGGTGGCGCCTGTGTATCCGCTACTGGCATTAGTATTGTTGGTGAAAGCGGAAGTAGAAGTGGTCGTCCAACGTCCTCCACGGCCCTGAAGTCCAGGTTTACCTGGCCTCGGCAAGGTAAATGAATCGCTCGAAAACATGAGATGGATGGAGTTCATGTCCGGCCTTTCTGCAACGCTTGCTTGACAGCATAAGAGTCCTAGCTGAATGCACATTGCTGCCTCGTCGGGATTGTACTTGGCTAGGGTTGGGTCAACTAAGTCCAATACCTTCCCTCTTTGATGCAGCATCCATGTCTGCAGAAGAGAGCAAGGGAACATTGTGAGGAATAAATGAATTGACTGAGAACATATTCATCTACTCATTTCAATGGAAGCCACAATAGCACTGCTTATATGCTGATGAACATTGCGGATGGTAATTTAACTGGAACGCCTAATTAATTAGGATTATAAAGGTACCAGTTCTCGTTAGTCACAATATCGGGGATCATATTTTAAGTTATTCTTTTCTTAATTTGCATAAAAAAATTCCACAGAAGTAACTTACATAGCTCAAGAGATCGGCTTTTTCTCTTTCGAGCTGCCCATCATGATTCTTTCTCCCGCTCACAATCTCTAACACCAAGACTCCGTAACTGAAAACATCTGTCTTCACCGATAAATATCCATGCATTGCATATTCAGGGGCCATATAACCACTGTATTTAACAAAAgaattcactcaatttcgttttcattGCTCCTCGACGAATAGGATGAAATGGTAAAAAATTTGTACAGCACAAACGCAGAAAGAAGTGATGAAAAGAGACTACTCACTGAGTACCAGAAATCCGAAATGTATTGAGATGAGTGTCCTCCCCAGGAAAGAGTCTTGCCAAGCCAAAATCCGAGATTTTCGGATTCAGCTTCTCATCTAGTAATATATTACTAGCTTTGATGTCCCTATGAATGATCCTTTCCGGGGCCTCTTCATGAAGGTAAAGAAGAGCTCTTGCCACTCCCATAATCACCCGAAACCTTGTCGTCCAATCCAAGCTTCCAGATTTCTGTTTAtctgaaattttcaaataattaaccaAATGAACCTTTCAATTCAATCTGATGCTGAACAATGAACATATGAAAACTCAGAAACGGTAAAGACGAACATACCGAAAAGAATGTAATCGAGGCTTTTGTTTGGGAGATACTCGTAAACCAGCATCTTCTCAGGCCCTTCTACACAACACCCCAATAACATGACCAAATTCTTGTGCTGAACTCTCAGTAACAGTTTCACCTCGTTGGTGAATTCTCTAGCTCCCTGCCTTGAATCTACAGACAGCTTCTTTACAGCTATTTCTTGACCATTTGGCATCAAACCCTGCATGGTGCACACAAGTCGGGTAAACATTCAATAAACCGAAGAAAATACAAATAAGTGGTATGTTAAAGATCACAATTTTTTTGGGGACGATATTCTACTTTAATCTAATATAAAATACAGGAGGTGATTCGAACTATGCACATAGGGGAGCACATCCACTCTAGGATCTAGCCAATGTTAGTACGCTCGCGTCTACATTAAATCTCCAATTACATCTAAACTGCGTG includes the following:
- the LOC126599790 gene encoding 40S ribosomal protein S7, with the protein product MYTSRKKISKDNNAEPTEFEESVAQAVFDLENTNQELKSDLKDLYINSAIQVDVSGSKKAVVIHVPYRLRKAYRKIHVRLVRELEKKFSGKDVILIATRRIVRPPKKGSAAQRPRTRTLTAVHEAMLEDVVLPAEIIGKRIRYRLDGSKIMKVFLDPKERNNTEYKLESFSAVYRKLSGKDVVFEYPITEA
- the LOC126599789 gene encoding uncharacterized protein LOC126599789 isoform X1, with the protein product MDLNLLKWKPNWQLRKCCNHDQVIFLISVAVCTVVILVLWRTVLMTPFKLITVFLHEVSHAIACLLTCGKVEGIKVNADEGGVTQTRGGISWLILPAGYLGSSFWGMVLILASTKHLTTQIAAGCFVVALIIVFFLAKNWTLRGLCIGFIVLFAGIWYLQEATPVHMLREVILFTGVMNSLFSVYDIYDDLISRRINTSDAERFADECPCCTGCGWGVIWAFISFTFLCGSVYLALVILSPRV
- the LOC126599789 gene encoding uncharacterized protein LOC126599789 isoform X2 codes for the protein MQSLVCLLVVEGIKVNADEGGVTQTRGGISWLILPAGYLGSSFWGMVLILASTKHLTTQIAAGCFVVALIIVFFLAKNWTLRGLCIGFIVLFAGIWYLQEATPVHMLREVILFTGVMNSLFSVYDIYDDLISRRINTSDAERFADECPCCTGCGWGVIWAFISFTFLCGSVYLALVILSPRV
- the LOC126599788 gene encoding cysteine-rich receptor-like protein kinase 44, with product MGCCICSGFWACLDKLKAGRQSAASGADDAEDGIESFDLFFDLHALQIATSFFSDLNKLGHGGFGPVYKGLMPNGQEIAVKKLSVDSRQGAREFTNEVKLLLRVQHKNLVMLLGCCVEGPEKMLVYEYLPNKSLDYILFDKQKSGSLDWTTRFRVIMGVARALLYLHEEAPERIIHRDIKASNILLDEKLNPKISDFGLARLFPGEDTHLNTFRISGTHGYMAPEYAMHGYLSVKTDVFSYGVLVLEIVSGRKNHDGQLEREKADLLSYTWMLHQRGKVLDLVDPTLAKYNPDEAAMCIQLGLLCCQASVAERPDMNSIHLMFSSDSFTLPRPGKPGLQGRGGRWTTTSTSAFTNNTNASSGYTGATKASGGSSFIEEYSRNSMSHSSMDEGR